Genomic segment of Grus americana isolate bGruAme1 chromosome 27, bGruAme1.mat, whole genome shotgun sequence:
gagacatgggcacgggttgcccagagaagttgtggatgccctgtCTGTGGAAGTGTTCAatgccaggctggatggggctttgagcaacctggtctagtggaaggtgggtcccccatggggtcagaagtccttgaggagcctgctccagcatgggcttcccacagggtcacagcctcctttgggggcAACCACCTGCTCTGGAATGGggtcctccaagggctgcaggtgaCTGTCTGCTCCAacattaacctccatgggctggcGGGGgtcagcctgcctcaccatggtcttctccatgatttgcaagggaatctctgctctggtgtctgcagcacctcctccctctccttcttcactgaccttgctgtctgcaggattttttcctcactgtttttttttcctaccttacTCCTGTCTCACTCTGGCATTTGTGCCCTTTCTGAAATATGCTttcacagaggcaccaccagctttgctgatgaGCTCAGCTTGTGCCAGCAGTAGGGCTATTGCAGTGCTGGCTGGACTTGGCTGTGTAGGGCATGGGGCAACCCACTGTCTCTTCTGACAGGGGCTCCTGTTGCCCCTCCACTACTAAAAAAGTGGATGTAGAAACTCATACAGAGCAAAATGCTTGGCCCTGCTCTTCCACTGCCAAGAACTCCAAACTACTCattggaggggaagagaaacagagaaggccttgacactgtgcacgcactgctcagcaatagctaaaatatGGGTGTGTTATCACCACTGTTTGGGCCACCAATGCAAAGCACCATATGAGctgctatgaggaaaattaacccCATCCCACCTAGTCCCAGTACAATCCGCACCCTTATTCCACAGCATTTCcgtcatgctcaggtcccacacTGACTGATACACCTGAGTGTACACATTCAGGATGTACACAATCGCCCGATTCCTGTGTTGTTGCATTTCTACACCCTACTCGAGCCtttccattctctctctttctcgtTCCCACAATCCCCTCTTACCAACACTTACAACTTGTACTATGTACTTAAACCATCTTTACTTCTGACAGTCAGGTTTACACATCCTCATTAACCACTACCCCCTGTTCCTTGACACACGCTGATATTGTTCACTCATTCCAGGCCcactccctccacccccacacGTGTCAATGACTTGGGTCCCATCTGCCAAGGTGATCACTCAGGACAGGTGAAGTACTCGCCCCATTCCTCGTGAGGATTGACCGCTGTTGGTTCAAGTGGTTCCTGCTGCCTTGCTTCCTAGCACATGCAACTCACATCATGGAGGATTTTCCCCCAAGGTTAGATCTCCTTGAGGTACACACCAGATCTCCCATCCTTCCACATTACCCGCCGAGTACAGCCAGGTCCTTGAGCCAAGACAATCTCACAGATGGGCTTGCTTGTTCCCAGGGGAGGAGCAGCCCAcactgccttccccagccagctccctgtgTGCGCTATGGGGACCTTACCTCCTCCCACAGTATGCGCAGGCTTTGTTTGGGCAGGACCAGGAAGGTTAGCAGATCCTCTGGTGTGTACCAGCTGAATGGCTTCTGCTAAACTGATCACCTGTCCAATATGACATGGAGCAGTGTCCCCGTGACTTTGGCCTGCTCCCTCAGCGTCCTTGGGTGAAGTCCCTCCCATCTCATGGACTGGCAAGGGTTGAGTTTGATCAAGTGACCCTAGATTTCATCCCCACCCACTGATGGTTGTTCTCCATGGGTTCTGCTTCAAGGTGCAAGGGCCTGGGAGACCTTGCTGATGAAGACTGAGCCAAAGGCAACATAGAACATCTCAGACCTATTTACACCTGCTCTTGCTAagttctgcagcagccctgcactgtctttgtttcttctttaacttcAGTAGTAACATCTCATCTTGGTGCCATTGAGCTCCTTTGAGAGAGTCAACTGAATATCCTTATGGGCTGTTGCAGGAGGCTGTCCTTAGAGACCAGTGGTACTGAGCTCTGCTCAGCGCTCAGTACTTGTGCTCTGCCCTTCAGTGCTCCTGCCCATAAAATCCTGCAGTTGTTACTACCCTGTTGTCCATCCCGTAGTGAGGTCGATacttcccagctgctccagcaaacAGATGACAAGTTTCTCCTgatgacgtggtttaggcccagccggcagctaagcaccacgcgctgctcgctcacccctcccccggcaggatgtggagagaacagaaaaacaagggcAAAGCCTCGAggattgggataagggcagtttactgggacagcaagggagagggaaaacaatcaacaacagtactgataacagatattcacaatgggtgataacagagaacaatttaccgatccaaccaCCGACCCACTAGAAGCTCAGCCCATTCCAGAACCGCGCCGAAAACCGCGCCGCCCCCCCACTGCCCGcctagccccccttttatggtgagcatgatgtcacatggtatggaatagcccccggccagcttgggtcacctgtcctggctccttgtgaaattaactctgtccttgccagaaccaggacattcgtaaaggatcagacacaacaggacagagcctcaagGGAAGTGCTATGAACCCAGGCAATTACCTCTAACTATGAttatcagagaaataaaaacccagaGTACTGGCCTAAAATATACTCCTGGAACTTTGCgaagaaggggagacaaattactaTTGGTGGTGCAAGGTCCATTAGATTAGTGTCCTCAaggcatccttgagctcctggttcctcatgctgtagatgagggggttcaatgctggaggcaccactgagtacagaactgccaccaccaggtccagggatggggaggagatggaggggggcttcaggtgagcaaatatggcagtgctgataaacagggagaccacagccaggtgagggaggcacgtggaaaaggctttgtgccgtccctgctcagaggggatcctcagcacagccctgaagatctgcacataggacagcacaacgaaaataaaacaaccaaaaactaaaaaacagcttaatataagaagcccaacttccctgaggtagtcTGAgcctgagcaggagagcttgaggatctgggggatttcacagaagaactggtccagggcattgccctggcagagtggtatagaaaatgtattggccgtgtgcagcacagcatagaggaacccactgccccaggcagctgctgccatgtggacacaagctctgctgcccaggagggtcccgtagtgcaggggttggcagatggcaacgtagcggtcataggacaTGACTGTGAGGAGAGAATACtctgctgagatcagaaagaaaaagaaaaagacctgtaCAGCACATCCCCCATAGGAGATGGTCCTGGTGTCCCAGATTaagttggccatggctttgggcacagtggtggagatggagcccaggtcgaggagggagaggttgaggaggaagaagtacatgggggtgtggaggtggtggtcgcaggctatggcagtgatgatgaggcctttggccaggagagcagccaggtagatgcccaggaagagccagaagtgcaagagctgcagctcccgtgtgtctgcgaatgccaggaggaggaactcagtgatggagctgctgttggacatgtGCTATTTCTTGGCATGGGGGCTGgttcaaaaaagcaaaggacGGGGAAAAGTTAGGACAGACGCCTCTGAGCAAATCCAttccatttttcatagaaacaccccccaattcaaatgcatttcctttctctgctttgtgctggctgagtgtgttgtgaggagctgaggagtcagctgtgctcagctgcagtggggacatggagctggtttgtgacacctccaGTGAAGACAAGCGATGTCAACTGTAATCCGCCTTcaatggagaaattaaatctctgcactcatgaTTTGGAAGAGTGCGGGCTTCACAAGAGAAGCTTAGCATGTCCTTATAGGAATGttgtctgtgtttttcattttcgACTATTACATCAGgggatttttcctctgagggttagaaatacacattttatcatggaaaatgggaagagtctTGAGACAGTTCAGGCAAAAGGGCTCAggtctttgtagcttagtgcagagtcaggagagctgaggTGTCCACTAGACTGCTAATGAAATTGATTCTGTTGCCTTGACGTTGTCGACAAACATAAATTACTCTCTAAAAAATAGCCCAAAAAAAGACTCTAAGGAGAGATGGGGAGTcctgtttcaaagggcagatctgcaaactgttCACTTTCCCTGCTCAGAGGTAGAGTTGTGATtaagaaggacacagcccctctcagagaagcaaaggcctctgagaggagagaactgacctccaagggaaagctcagcactccctgggatcctacagcacagccgtgctcttctggggcagctcccaagccca
This window contains:
- the LOC129197016 gene encoding olfactory receptor 14J1-like, which encodes MSNSSSITEFLLLAFADTRELQLLHFWLFLGIYLAALLAKGLIITAIACDHHLHTPMYFFLLNLSLLDLGSISTTVPKAMANLIWDTRTISYGGCAVQVFFFFFLISAEYSLLTVMSYDRYVAICQPLHYGTLLGSRACVHMAAAAWGSGFLYAVLHTANTFSIPLCQGNALDQFFCEIPQILKLSCSGSDYLREVGLLILSCFLVFGCFIFVVLSYVQIFRAVLRIPSEQGRHKAFSTCLPHLAVVSLFISTAIFAHLKPPSISSPSLDLVVAVLYSVVPPALNPLIYSMRNQELKDALRTLI